A genome region from Calliopsis andreniformis isolate RMS-2024a chromosome 2, iyCalAndr_principal, whole genome shotgun sequence includes the following:
- the LOC143188259 gene encoding importin-4, whose protein sequence is MEEILSKLLVADNASIQQGTAELREAFKKPESVPALCQLIVTSTNLQIRQYAALLLRKRYAKGTHWFKLPQQIRTEFKALILQALVNEQEKIVKNAIAQFIGVIVKHELPSNGWPEVLQFVQQLVTSENLNEKELGTYTLSVMTEVAPDAYLTHAGSLAVLMGQTLNGLQDLTHPVAYYVLKIMQNLIPLVEGNQMMVNAYQQMMPQVMATIQSLVTTNEDRAVECFELLDELCENAIDVIAPHVKSLVTMSLAIAGNKSLDDDLRVKAVGFIGWLARTKKKAMIKHKLVDPIIELLFSLMSTRPEDDNDEVYFSGDNEDNTPVTCATQTLDLLALHLPPEKLIPQLLQYIEPSLQGTDVYAKKASYLAMAVLAEGCSEYIRTKYLESFLRCTCQGITDTIPVVRNAALFALGQFSEHLQPDISQYSSELLPVFFEYLSQICAHIKQEKKEPPSCDRMFYALEMFCENLNESLLPYLPTLMERLFEILNTDTPVHVRELSLSAIGSAALASKEHMLPYFERIVAILDSYLSEKQTDETTCLQVQAVDTLGVIARTIGDKNFAPLAGRSLNFGLKLLKETEDPDLRKSVYGLLASVSTIMKKEMASALPEIIEYMITSLQSSEGIVPHFKEDETSAFPVYEDLSDNENENEEEDIENTDNEDDGDDDVAGYSVENAYIEEKEEAILALKEIAEHTEEAFLPYLQKSFEETFKLTNYPQEDIRKAAIDAILQFCINFSKINTNEGKEALMKALSVFIPKLSELIRLDDERTVAISGLDAYTELLKEIKSDVLLGEGHREAIMNCVTDIMSNKTQCQDQEEADEVETEAELDELLVECAGEVLSNFGKVIPPEDFALYFQAVLPMLLERLKKNKSEAQRSFAVGTISECFSGLKHMVAAFIPQLLPTFLRLTNDPSAEVRNNVIYGIGELALHGKDAVYSHYPDILQVLSNAIAKESHAGTRDNVVGAIARLIIANYSILPLEEIFPVFVNQLPLKEDFEENKAVFKSILTLYEAGHSILQAHMHMLLKVAVSVLHEERAVDEEAKSFVMEFVKSAQRDFPNEWNSMYAELPAEVTTNVQRIFS, encoded by the exons ATGGAGGAAATACTATCAAAGTTACTTGTAGCCGACAATGCATCTATACAGCAG GGGACAGCTGAACTTAGAGAAGCTTTTAAGAAACCAGAGAGTGTACCTGCTTTGTGTCAACTCATTGTAACATCAACAAATCTTCAG ATTCGACAATATGCAGCTCTTCTACTTAGGAAACGTTATGCCAAAGGAACTCATTGGTTTAAATTACCGCAACAGATAAGGACAGAATTTAAAGCACTTATTTTACAG GCATTAGTAAATGAAcaagaaaaaattgtaaaaaatgcTATTGCACAATTCATAGGTGTGATTGTAAAACATGAGCTACCCAGTAATGGGTGGCCTGAAGTTTTACAGTTCGTGCAACAGCTGGTTACCAGTGAAAACTTAAATGAGAAAGAG TTGGGAACATATACTTTGTCAGTTATGACAGAAGTTGCACCTGATGCATATCTCACACATGCAGGATCACTTGCAGTACTTATGGGTCAAACGTTAAATGGTCTGCAAGATTTGACACACCCTGTGGCATATTATGTCCTGAAAATAATGCAGAACCTTATTCCTTTAGTCGAAGGCAATCAAATG ATGGTAAATGCTTATCAACAAATGATGCCTCAAGTAATGGCAACAATTCAGTCTCTTGTTACTACCAATGAAGACAGAGCTGTTGAGTGTTTTGAATTATTAGATGAACTCTGTGAAAATGCAATTGATGTGATTGCTCCTCATGTTAAGTCTCTCGTTACTATGTCACTCGCTATTGCTGGCAATAAATCACTGGATGACGATCTTAGAGTTAAAGCAGTTGGTTTCATTGGTTGGTTAGCTAGAACGAAAAAGAAAGCCATGATAAAACATAAACTTGTTGATCCTATCATAG AGTTGTTGTTCAGTCTTATGTCCACAAGACCTGAGGACGACAATGACGAAGTTTACTTTAGCGGCGATAATGAAGACAATACTCCTGTAACTTGTGCCACCCAAACTTTAGATTTACTTGCACTTCATTTGCCTCCAGAGAAACTCATTCCACAATTG TTGCAATACATAGAACCGAGTCTCCAAGGTACGGATGTATACGCAAAAAAAGCATCGTATTTAGCAATGGCAGTGTTAGCTGAAGGGTGTTCAGAGTATATTCGCACTAAGTATCTCGAATCTTTCTTACGTTGTACGTGTCAAGGAATTACCGATACTATTCCCGTGGTACGCAATGCTGCTCTCTTCGCCCTTGGACAATTTTCTGAACATTTACAACCAGACATTTCACAATATTCTTCTGAGTTATTACCTGTATTTTTCGAGTATCTTAGTCAAATATGTGCTCACATTAAACAAGAGAAAAAAGAACCACCATCGTGTGATCGTATGTTTTATGCGTTGGAAATGTTTTGTGAAAATTTGAACGAGAGTCTTTTACCGTATTTACCAACATTAATGGAAAGGCTTTTCGAAATTCTGAATACCGATACTCCTGTTCATGTTAGAGAGCTTTCACTGAGCGCCATAGGTTCAGCTGCCTTGGCCAGTAAAGAACATATGTTGCCATATTTTGAAAGGATCGTTGCCATTCTTGATAGCTATCTCAGTGAAAAACAAACAGATGAAACCACGTGTCTACAAGTGCAAGCAGTTG ATACTCTTGGAGTGATTGCAAGAACGATAGGTGATAAAAATTTCGCGCCTTTGGCTGGCAGATCGCTTAACTTTGGTCTGAAATTGCTGAAGGAAACAGAAGACCCTGATTTGAGGAAATCTGTTTACGGACTCTTGGCTTCAGTTAGTACTATAATGAAAAAGGAAATGGCATCTGCTTTGCCAGAAATTATAGAATATATGATAACGAGTTTACAGAGTTCAGAGGGTATAGTG CCTCATTTTAAAGAGGATGAAACCTCTGCCTTTCCGGTTTACGAAGATCTCAGCGATAATGAGAACGAAAATGAAGAAGAAGATATCGAAAACACAGATAATGAAGACGATGGTGATGACGATGTAGCAGGCTACAGCGTTGAAAATGCATATATCGAAGAGAAAGAGGAGGCAATTTTAGCTTTGAAAGAAATTGCAGAACATACAGA AGAAGCATTCCTGCCATACCTTCAGAAGTCTTTCGAGGAAACCTTTAAATTAACCAATTATCCACAAGAAGATATTCGCAAAGCTGCCATCGACGCTATTCTACAATTTTGTATTAACTTCTCGAAAATTAATACCAACGAAGGAAAAGAAGCTTTAATGAAAGCTCTCTCAGTATTTATACCAAAATTGTCGGAACTGATAAGACTGGATGACGAACGAACTGTAGCCATTAGCGGTTTAGACGCTTACACGGAACTTTTGAAAGAAATAAAGTCCGATGTTCTCCTAGGAGAAGGCCATAGAGAAGCTATAATGAATTGCGTCACAGATATTATGTCAA ATAAAACGCAGTGCCAGGATCAAGAGGAAGCAGACGAAGTGGAGACCGAAGCTGAACTAGACGAATTATTGGTCGAATGTGCTGGTGAAGTATTGTCCAACTTCGGAAAAGTAATCCCTCCAGAAGATTTCGCGCTTTACTTTCAAGCTGTATTACCCATGCTCTTAGAAAGACTA aAAAAGAACAAATCCGAAGCGCAAAGGTCTTTTGCTGTCGGAACAATCTCCGAATGTTTCTCAGGACTTAAGCACATGGTGGCTGCATTCATTCCTCAGCTTCTTCCCACCTTCTTAAGGCTTACGAACGATCCTAGCGCCGAAGTACGCAATAATGTAATTTATGGAATTGGTGAACTTGCCTTGCATGGCAAGGATGCTGTATATTC ACACTACCCTGATATTCTACAAGTATTGTCAAACGCGATCGCCAAAGAGTCTCATGCGGGAACTCGTGATAACGTCGTCGGAGCGATCGCGCGGCTTATCATAGCTAATTATTCTATTTTGCCACTCGAGGAAATATTCCCAGTTTTCGTTAATCAATTACCATTGAAGGAAGATTTCGAAGAGAACAAAGCAGTTTTTAAAAGTATATTAACATTATACGAAGCTGGTCATTCCATTTTACAGGCGCATATGCATATGCTACTTAAAGTAGCAGTTAGTGTATTGCATGAAGAGAGAGCTGTCGATGAGG AAGCAAAGAGTTTTGTCATGGAATTCGTCAAATCTGCACAGCGAGATTTTCCCAACGAATGGAATTCCATGTACGCTGAACTCCCAGCAGAAGTTACGACAAACGTTCAACGTATATTTTCTTAA